The following coding sequences lie in one Paracidovorax avenae genomic window:
- a CDS encoding glycosyltransferase: protein MARYLLAATALPGHVMPVLAVARHLVQLGHEVRIHTGGIFRTQAEGTGASFVPLLPGIGQDFREFGQQHPQLQRLPPGPPRLAYGLKHFFADAIALQYEGLRSILDGGFDADAIVTDTMFCGTMPLLLGPRGDRPPVVALGISALALSSADTAMFGSALPPPANAQQRQQYQALQAMVRRTTFDDVQRHFDGVLAQLGRPPLPGFFADAMFTLPDLYLQLTAEAFEYPRSDLPDTVRFVGPLLAPPSQGFEPPPWWHTLDDGRSVVLVTQGTLANEDPNHLIVPTLQALAGMPHLHVIATTGGPVPPAVAAAAPANARVLDFIPYDRLLPKVHALVTNGGYGSVNHALSLGIPMVVAGSTEEKPEIAARVAWTGAGINLKTGQPGSRAIADAVHQLLGHASYRQRAQAMRDAFAGYDALASIAQALEGLTGAAERSRPQPALA, encoded by the coding sequence ATGGCACGCTATCTGCTCGCCGCCACCGCCCTGCCCGGACATGTGATGCCCGTCCTGGCAGTGGCACGGCACCTCGTCCAGCTCGGCCACGAAGTGCGGATCCACACCGGCGGCATCTTCCGCACCCAGGCCGAAGGCACCGGCGCCAGCTTCGTTCCGCTGCTGCCCGGCATCGGCCAGGACTTTCGCGAATTCGGCCAGCAGCACCCGCAACTGCAACGGCTGCCGCCCGGCCCGCCCCGGCTCGCCTATGGCCTCAAGCATTTCTTCGCCGACGCCATCGCGCTGCAGTACGAAGGCCTGCGCAGCATCCTGGACGGAGGCTTCGACGCCGACGCCATCGTCACGGACACCATGTTCTGCGGCACCATGCCGCTGCTGCTGGGGCCGCGCGGCGACAGGCCGCCCGTGGTCGCGCTGGGCATCAGTGCGCTGGCGCTCTCCAGCGCCGACACGGCCATGTTCGGCTCGGCGCTGCCGCCCCCCGCCAACGCCCAGCAGCGGCAGCAATACCAGGCGCTCCAGGCCATGGTCCGGCGAACCACCTTCGACGACGTGCAGCGCCACTTCGACGGCGTGCTCGCGCAGCTGGGGCGACCGCCGCTTCCCGGGTTCTTCGCCGATGCCATGTTCACCCTGCCGGACCTCTACCTGCAACTCACGGCCGAGGCTTTCGAATATCCTCGCAGCGACCTGCCGGACACGGTCCGCTTCGTGGGGCCGCTGCTCGCGCCGCCCTCGCAGGGTTTCGAACCGCCGCCATGGTGGCACACGCTGGACGATGGCCGCAGCGTGGTGCTGGTCACGCAGGGCACGCTGGCCAACGAGGACCCGAACCACCTGATCGTCCCCACGCTCCAGGCGCTGGCCGGCATGCCGCACCTGCACGTGATCGCCACCACGGGCGGGCCCGTGCCGCCCGCGGTCGCGGCAGCGGCTCCCGCGAATGCCCGTGTCCTCGACTTCATCCCGTACGACCGCCTGTTGCCCAAGGTGCATGCGCTGGTGACCAATGGCGGTTATGGCTCGGTCAACCATGCCCTCAGCCTCGGCATCCCCATGGTGGTGGCCGGAAGCACGGAGGAAAAACCCGAAATCGCGGCCCGCGTCGCCTGGACGGGGGCAGGCATCAACCTGAAGACAGGACAACCCGGCAGCCGCGCGATCGCGGACGCGGTCCACCAGTTGCTCGGCCATGCCTCCTACCGGCAGCGCGCGCAGGCTATGCGGGATGCCTTTGCGGGGTACGACGCCCTGGCAAGCATCGCCCAGGCCCTGGAAGGCCTGACCGGGGCTGCGGAACGCAGCCGGCCACAGCCGGCCCTTGCGTAG
- a CDS encoding MbtH family protein, whose product MTHPLDDSNGLFLVLHNAAGQASLWPHFLVVPAGWTAVFGPESTERCRDFIEARAPA is encoded by the coding sequence ATGACCCATCCCCTTGACGACAGCAACGGCCTTTTCCTCGTGCTGCACAACGCCGCAGGCCAGGCGTCCCTGTGGCCGCACTTCCTGGTGGTGCCCGCAGGCTGGACGGCGGTCTTCGGCCCGGAGAGCACCGAACGCTGCCGCGACTTCATCGAGGCCCGCGCTCCCGCCTGA
- a CDS encoding CerR family C-terminal domain-containing protein: protein MPARRPRSAEIPPPASSPTLTGEEQASPRARLLSAALRLFSEQGYTRTSVRAIAAAAQANVAAVSYYFGDKASLYSAVFTEPTWDHESLRSAFAQPGITMEEALRRYFHAALAPLSHGELARQSVRLHIREMLEPTGQWERALDKDVRQPHDALVRLLCRHMGVATADLAIHRLALTLSSMAFQLWGHRDDIEAIKPELLATTGAVELWADRMVDYALAMIAAEKAWRQATPAAARASARASAPPPPARRKTLKP from the coding sequence ATGCCCGCACGACGTCCACGTTCTGCCGAGATTCCCCCTCCGGCATCGTCTCCCACCCTGACGGGAGAGGAGCAGGCATCCCCGCGGGCGCGCCTGCTGTCCGCCGCCCTGCGTTTGTTTTCCGAGCAGGGCTACACCAGGACCTCGGTCCGGGCCATTGCCGCGGCGGCGCAGGCCAACGTGGCGGCCGTGAGCTACTACTTCGGCGACAAGGCATCGCTCTACAGTGCCGTCTTCACCGAGCCCACGTGGGACCACGAGTCGCTGCGCTCCGCCTTCGCCCAACCCGGCATCACGATGGAAGAGGCGCTGCGGCGCTACTTCCACGCGGCGCTCGCCCCCCTGAGCCATGGCGAACTGGCCCGCCAGAGCGTGCGGCTGCACATCCGGGAAATGCTCGAGCCCACGGGCCAATGGGAACGGGCCCTGGACAAGGACGTGCGCCAGCCCCATGACGCGCTCGTGCGACTGCTGTGCCGCCACATGGGGGTCGCCACCGCGGACCTCGCCATCCACCGGCTGGCGCTGACCCTCTCCAGCATGGCGTTCCAGCTGTGGGGCCATCGCGACGACATCGAGGCCATCAAGCCCGAACTGCTGGCCACGACCGGGGCAGTGGAACTCTGGGCCGACCGCATGGTGGACTATGCGCTGGCCATGATCGCAGCCGAGAAAGCCTGGCGTCAAGCCACGCCCGCCGCAGCCCGGGCGTCTGCCAGGGCCTCCGCTCCTCCTCCACCGGCCCGCCGCAAGACGCTGAAACCATGA
- a CDS encoding efflux transporter outer membrane subunit, whose product MTPFLPTGPYRLLCAAALLALSGCAVTSPPPRTEAATPAGWQAPLPHQGRIEDLARWWDRLGDPLLTDLIGRAQEVSPDIAQARSRVQQARATQVAARAALLPTLDAQGNASRGTSQQAAGLATTVQGTVQAGWEVDLFGGNAAAEEAARQRFAGAQAQWHEARVSVAAEVATQYDAWRQCLRLAEVAQSDARSRTESARLTEASERAGFTAPATLALAQASGAEGRVRAEQQRMACDIDLKGLVALTGMPEAELRTRGAESAAPQALPDALFAIDALPARVLAQRPDVYAAEREVAAASADVGNARAQRFPRLTLAGSVGRAWGSTGGTSVATNTWSIGPVGLSLPLFDAGRRAAQVDAAQARYEEAAQLYRANVRRAVSEVEQALVRLASTAARSADAERAAQGYRASFVATEARWRGGLASLLELEETRRTALNSETALISLRQERMAAWIGLYRAAGGGWEPPATPVAAR is encoded by the coding sequence ATGACGCCGTTCCTCCCCACCGGACCCTACCGCCTTCTCTGCGCCGCTGCGCTGCTGGCCCTGTCGGGCTGCGCGGTGACATCGCCCCCGCCACGCACCGAAGCGGCCACGCCCGCCGGCTGGCAGGCCCCGCTGCCGCACCAGGGCCGCATCGAAGATCTCGCCCGCTGGTGGGACCGCCTGGGCGACCCGTTGCTGACGGACCTGATCGGACGGGCACAGGAAGTCTCTCCGGACATCGCCCAGGCACGCTCGCGCGTGCAGCAGGCACGGGCCACCCAGGTCGCTGCGCGCGCCGCGCTGCTGCCGACGCTGGATGCCCAGGGCAATGCCAGCCGGGGCACCAGCCAGCAGGCCGCCGGCCTCGCCACGACCGTCCAGGGCACCGTGCAGGCCGGCTGGGAAGTGGATCTTTTCGGGGGCAACGCCGCGGCCGAGGAGGCCGCACGCCAGCGCTTCGCGGGCGCGCAGGCCCAGTGGCACGAGGCCCGCGTCTCGGTCGCGGCCGAAGTAGCCACGCAATACGATGCATGGCGCCAGTGCCTGCGGCTGGCCGAGGTGGCCCAGTCCGATGCCCGCTCCCGCACGGAGAGCGCGCGCCTGACCGAGGCCAGCGAACGTGCGGGCTTCACCGCGCCCGCCACGCTGGCGCTCGCGCAGGCCAGCGGCGCCGAAGGCCGCGTGCGCGCCGAGCAGCAGCGCATGGCCTGTGACATCGACCTGAAGGGACTGGTGGCGCTCACCGGCATGCCGGAAGCGGAACTGCGCACCCGGGGGGCCGAGTCGGCGGCACCGCAGGCCCTTCCGGATGCGCTCTTCGCCATCGATGCCCTGCCGGCCCGTGTCCTGGCCCAGCGGCCCGACGTGTATGCGGCCGAGCGCGAAGTGGCCGCGGCCAGCGCCGATGTCGGCAATGCACGCGCCCAGCGCTTTCCGCGCCTCACCCTGGCCGGGTCGGTCGGCCGGGCATGGGGCAGCACGGGCGGTACCAGCGTCGCCACCAACACCTGGTCGATCGGCCCGGTGGGCCTCAGCCTGCCCCTCTTCGATGCAGGCCGGCGTGCCGCCCAGGTCGATGCCGCCCAGGCACGCTACGAGGAAGCCGCGCAGCTCTACCGTGCCAACGTGCGCCGCGCGGTGAGCGAGGTCGAGCAGGCCCTGGTGCGGCTCGCGAGCACGGCCGCGCGCAGCGCCGACGCCGAGCGCGCCGCACAAGGCTACCGAGCCTCCTTCGTCGCTACCGAGGCGCGCTGGCGCGGCGGACTCGCGAGTCTGCTGGAGCTGGAGGAAACACGCCGCACCGCACTCAACTCCGAAACCGCGCTCATCTCGCTGCGGCAGGAGCGCATGGCGGCGTGGATCGGCCTCTACCGCGCTGCGGGAGGCGGCTGGGAGCCGCCTGCCACGCCGGTGGCGGCCCGCTAG
- a CDS encoding efflux RND transporter periplasmic adaptor subunit yields the protein MLRLRSRPSLLLALSAACLAAFAGGALVLATPGASHAEAAKGKDAAAPAPRPALTVTTTTPRRESIAARLPANGNIAAWQEASIGTESNGLRLTEVRVNVGDTVRAGQVLAVFSADTVQAELAQSRASLLEAKASAAEAAANAERARTLQASGALSQQQIQQYTTASETAAARVEAAQAALSAQQLRLKHTQVLAPDSGVISSRTATVGSVVGAGTELFRMVRKGRLEWRAEVTSSELPRVRPGIRAKVTAASGAEVEGTVRMVAPTVDPQTRNALVYVDLPAHPDIRAGMFARGDFLLAQRETLTIPQSAVVVRDGFSAVFEVGDGGRVAMRQVKTGQRTGDRVEILTGLQERATLVERGGAFLNDGDTVRVEASGTAAPAAAVPASKSASAAR from the coding sequence ATGCTGCGCCTGCGTTCACGCCCCTCCCTGCTCCTGGCCCTGTCGGCCGCCTGCCTCGCCGCCTTCGCCGGCGGCGCCCTCGTGCTGGCCACGCCCGGCGCCTCTCACGCCGAAGCCGCCAAGGGCAAGGATGCCGCTGCGCCAGCACCCCGCCCCGCGCTCACCGTGACCACCACCACGCCGCGCCGCGAATCCATCGCTGCCCGGCTGCCGGCCAACGGCAACATCGCCGCCTGGCAGGAGGCGAGCATCGGCACCGAGAGCAACGGCCTGCGGCTGACCGAAGTGCGCGTGAACGTCGGCGACACGGTGCGTGCGGGGCAGGTCCTCGCTGTCTTCTCCGCCGATACGGTCCAGGCCGAGCTGGCCCAGAGCCGCGCCAGCCTGCTGGAAGCCAAGGCAAGCGCCGCCGAGGCGGCCGCCAACGCCGAGCGTGCCCGCACGCTGCAGGCCTCGGGCGCACTGAGCCAGCAGCAGATCCAGCAGTACACCACCGCGAGCGAGACCGCCGCCGCCCGCGTCGAAGCCGCCCAGGCGGCGCTGTCCGCGCAGCAACTGCGCCTGAAGCACACGCAGGTGCTGGCACCCGACAGCGGCGTCATCTCCTCGCGCACTGCCACCGTGGGCTCCGTGGTGGGCGCAGGCACCGAGCTGTTCCGCATGGTGCGCAAGGGCCGGCTCGAATGGCGCGCCGAGGTCACCTCCAGCGAGCTGCCGCGCGTGCGCCCCGGCATCCGCGCGAAGGTCACCGCCGCAAGCGGCGCCGAGGTGGAGGGCACCGTCCGCATGGTGGCGCCCACGGTGGACCCGCAGACGCGCAACGCCCTCGTCTATGTCGATCTGCCCGCCCATCCCGATATCCGGGCCGGCATGTTCGCGCGCGGCGATTTCCTGCTCGCGCAGCGCGAGACCCTCACCATCCCGCAATCGGCGGTGGTCGTGCGCGACGGCTTCAGTGCCGTGTTCGAGGTCGGCGACGGCGGCCGCGTGGCGATGCGCCAAGTGAAGACCGGTCAGCGCACGGGCGACCGGGTGGAGATCCTCACGGGACTGCAGGAGCGCGCCACCCTCGTGGAACGCGGCGGCGCGTTCCTCAACGACGGCGACACCGTGCGCGTCGAGGCATCCGGCACAGCCGCGCCGGCCGCCGCCGTCCCGGCCTCGAAGAGCGCCAGCGCCGCGCGATAG